In Deltaproteobacteria bacterium, the sequence GTTTGGTATGGCGCGTGGTTTGGCGAAGCGAGAATATGTCGGCTTTCGTCAGGACATGGAAGAGTCGCGCGCACGGTTTGATGAATCGGCGCGGATGGTCTGTCAGGCAATTGAAAGCGGCTATATCGAGGGTAATGGACCATATTTCCCACAGCCGCGCGTGCCGTTGCGTCCGTCCCCAATCAAGTCGTTTGTTGGTCGGCGGTACATGGTTGCCATGTCGCCAGATACCGTGCCAGTGTGTGCTGAAGTTGGCGCTGTGCAATGTTTGTTTGCCTACAAGCCGTGGCCAGAGGTACTACCGACAATCGAGCGCTATCGCACGCTCTTCGAACAACATCATAAGATGCCCGCGCCACCGGTGCTGACTGCTGATCTGTGTTTTTGCCATGAGAGCGCTGATGCAGCCTACGAGTTAGCTCACAAGTTTGTTGGCCGTTATTTCCACAGTTTTGCCGATCATTATGAGATTTTTGGCGCTCATTTAGCCGACTCGAAGAGCTATGCCAATTACAGTGGGGCCAAAGAAGCGATGGATGCGATTGGCATCGACACAATGGTCAAAGCGTTTGTTGATAGCAACGTATGGGGAACACCGAAACAAATTCTGGAGAAGTATGAAGAGCGCCGCTCGATCATTGGTGACTTTCAGGCCAGCGCCACGTTCAGCTTTTCTGGAATGACATTTGAGGAAGCTAAGAACAACATCACGACCTATGCGACGAAGGTGATGCCCGAGTTGCGACGCTGGTCGAAAGGCGCGGCGAAGAAGCAGGCCGCGTAAAAACGCTTCTCATGATTGGTGAGAAGCTGCTGAAAAACCCTTCGACCAACTCAGGGTGAACGGAGACGAAACTGCAAAATAGCGCGATTTCTCGTTCGCGCTGAGCTGGTCGACGCATGAACGGCGCGAAGACGAACGGTCAACGTAAGGTGGGCATCACCTCCTTGGCAAACAACTCCATTGAGCGTTGACTTTTGCCTGGATCGAGTCCGGGCATATGCATGCCCATAACAAGGTGTGTCATGCGCAGTTGTTTGGTCATGATGGCAAGCTGCTGGCTCACGTCCTCTGGCGTGCCAATAATTGGACGACCGATGAGCTGATCCGTCATGTGACGCAATTCCGTCGCCGGGGGTAACTGCGCCATCTGTTCTGCGCCGGGAAAATCATTGGCCTCTGCAAACCACCGCCCGTACCACAGTAACATATAGTGTAGGTGATCCTGGACATCGTTCCAGGCTTGTTCGTAGGTGGGCGCGACATAGACCCAGCGCTGTTGCGCGGCAGAGTAATCACTGGGATTGCGTCCGTGCGCTCGCAGTGTCGCATCGTAGAGTTCCTGTGCGACTGGGTCGGCAGTTCCCAAAAAATTGCACCCCAGACGGGCGGCACGTTCTACGGCCTTATGCTGGACTGCGCCAATCCACAGCGGTGGATGTGGAGTCTGTGCCGCCTTGGGCATCATGCTGATGTTCGTGAGGTTGTAGTGTTTACCTGTGTAAGAAAAAGGGTCTTGGGTCCACATACCGCGAATGACTTCGACCCCTTCTTCAAGACGTGACGCGCGTTGGTTACGCGGAATGCCGTAGCCAGTAAACTCTGCTGGTGCATAGCCTTGACCGACACCTAGATCAAAACGGCCCTGCGAGAGAATATCGACAGTCGCGGCATCTTCAGCGACACGAACCGCATTGTGCAAGGGAAGCAGTAAAAGAAAGGTGCCAATGCGTATCCGATTTGTCATTCCCGCAATCGCACCAGCAATGGGTAACAGGGAAGGGGAGTAGCCATCTTCAGCAAAATGATGCTCGGTGAGCCACGCCGTATCGAAGCCCAACGCCTCGGCAACCTGTATTTGACGGAGTTGTTCAGCATAAAATTGCGGAAACGGTTTCCGCCACTGTGGTGGATTGCGAAAAGGAAAGACCAGGCCAATGTTCATCGTGTTCTCCATTGATACGGAGAGGGGAGGAAGTATGTTCCACCCCTCTGTTTGTTGACCTCTTTATTTAGTGGGGTCTCGTTTCAGCACCCCTTCGGATTCCAGTTGTTGCACCTGCTCTGGCGTGTACGACAGATGGGTACGCAAGACTTCCTCGTTGTGTTCGCCGAGAGACGCAGCTTGGAGTGGCAGTTCTTCCGGGAAGGCAGAAAACTTTAGTGGCATGCCCGGAATGTCGACTTCACCGAAAAGAGGGTCTTTTACCCGCCGGACGGTACGCCGCGCGCGGAGGTGTGGATGGTTGATCGCTTCGGGCACCGATAAGACCGGCGCTGCAGGAACATGACCTGCGTGGAGCAGACGTAGCGCTTCGTCGTCACTCGCTTGCGCTTGAATCCAGCCTTCAAGGACCTGGACGACATCCTTCTGATGCTCCACACGTTTGGCATTGGTAGAGAAACGCGGATCATCAATGAGTTCCGGCTTGCCCATCGCTTTACACAGCACGGACCATTGATGCTCTAAACAGAGAATGAAGAAATACTGCTTCTTTCCCTTGAACAATCCAGCCGGACTTACGGCATAATGGTGCGAACCTGACCGTTTCGGCTCAACTGCTCCATTGGTGCCACTGTACAGTTGCACACTGAGTTCATGGCAATGGAAATAAGAATCTAACAGTGTGACATCAATATATTGTCCTTGGCCGGTCCGTTCACGGTAGAGTAGGGCGCTGGCAATCGCGGCGTAGGCATGAACCCCAGTGCTCACATCGCCCAGTCCAAGCATGGGGAATGACGGCGCGCCATTAGGGTCGCCAATCAGGTGCGTGACCGCAGCATACGCCTGACCAATATAATCGTAGCCTGGAATGCTGGAGAGTGGTCCAGTTTGGCCGAGCGCCGAGATCGAGCACATGATGACTTTAGGATTGATCGTCTTGACGACGTCATAACCAAACCCTAAGCGCGCGATCGTCCCAGGGGAGAAATTCTCTACGACGACATCCACTTTCTTGATCAAGTTCTTGATAATTCCCTGTCCTTTGGGATGGCGGGCATCGATGCACAGGCTTTTCTTGCCGCGATTCTGTTGAATGTAGTAGCCGCTGCGGCCGTTCTTAATGAAGGGTAAATTTCGTGAGATTTCACCGTTGGGCATAAGTTCAACTTTGATGATCTCCGCGCCCATTTCGGCCATCAAGCGGGTGGTTGTTGGCCCAGCCAGCACTTGGGTAAAGTCGAGCACCTTGTATCCACTGAGCAGATGTTGCGTTTGTGACATGTAGTTCTCCTTTTTCTCTGGTGAATGTCGCGTGCTTTTCTCTACCATCGCCAGCGTCAGAGCGGAAGCAGCCAACCGCACGAGGTATTGGAGGTGTCACCTTAGTTACGGTTCACGCCCCATCCGACCGAACCAGTGGGCTGGATGATCGAACAAGCCGGAGACGATTTGTTCCTGTTCTCATCTGACTACCCGCACATCGAAGGCGGTCGGAATCCCCTGAAACGCTTTGAGACGTCGATGCCCACGACGAGTGAGGCGGCGAAAGAGCGTTTTTACGCGCGGAATTTTGTTGATTTGGTGGGATGAATCTATCACTCTGGCAGACGGAGGGCACGAGAAGAAGAACCGGAGAAACGGGGAATCGGAGAAACGGAGAAAAGAGGTGACGTCTTGTTTTCTTCTCCGATTCTCCCCGTCTCCGATTCTCCCATTCTTCTTTGAGATCTCCCGTTCCCCCTATTAACTACAGGAAGAGTAGGTACGGTTGATCCTCACGCTCTACGACCGAGGCGCAAACGCCTCAACCGCTCGTAAATCCGGCAACGCTTCGTTATCCCAGCGAATCGGCAGAATGCAGACGTGCGTCGCACCGGCCTTCAAATGTGCATCAATGCGATCGCGAATCTTCGTCTCCGTGCCCCACGCAACAATGTCATCAACCAGACGATCGCTACAACCATTGTCAAAATCACTATCCTTATACAAACCGAGGTCTTTGAGATTTTTGGTGTAGTTTGGTAGCCGTGGCACGTATGTCTTCATGTATTGCCGCGCCATCGTGCGTGCTTTGGTGGCATCGGTTTCAAGAATCACTGCTTGTGCAGCACAGATCCACGGCTTGGGACCAATTTGGGCACGAGCTTTCGCGGTGTGTTCTGGTGGCACGAAGTAGGTGTGGGTGCCCTGTGTTTGTTCTGCTGAGAGGGCGAGCATCTTGGGATGTAACGCCGCGATGACAATCGGTACCGGTTCTTTCGGCTCTGGTGCCCGATACAGTGCACTCTTCATTTTGGGCAGATATTCTTTCATATAGCTGTAGGGCTTGTCATAGCTGTGGCCACGCAGGTTTGAGACTAATGGTTTGTGGCTGACGCCGATCCCAAGGACGAAACGTCCACCCGACAATTCTGCGACTGTTTTGGATGCTGCTGCCATCGTAATCGCGTCTCGTGCCCAGATGTTGGCGATACCGGTAGCGATAGCGAGCTGATCAGTGCGATCTAAGAGATACGCCGCATGTGGAAACGGTTCACGCCCAACCGCCTCTGGAATCCACAGCGTTTTATAACCAGCTTTCTCAACAGTCTGAGCGAATTTCGCACTTTCTGCTGCTGGCATGGCGTCAAGGAAAAACCAAATGCCAACGTTGCCAAGGTCCATAAAAACCTCCCACTCCGAGTAATGGTGCTACAACTACCATGATTAGCATGGAGAGGCAGTGCCCTCGGATCACCCCGCTTGATTTCTTCTCAAAGCCGGGAATAGGGTGCGTACACAACGTTACGTTTGCTGAACGGAGAGGGCCATCATGAACGAGCACGCCCGCCCCAACGATGCCGCATCGATTCTTGCTGCGACCAGAGCCCTAGTGCCGATAATTGTCGAAAGCCGCGCGGAGATCGAACGCGAACGGCGCTTGCCGTTACGTATCGTTGATGCCCTCAAGCAAGCCGGAGCGTTTCGCATGACCATGCCGCGTGACTGGGGTGGCGCAGAAATCGATCCGCTCAGTCAGTTGCAGATCATTGAAGAGTTATCAGTGGCTGATGCCTCGGTTGGGTGGTGTGTGATGATTGGGTGCGACAGCGGCTATCTGAGTGGCTTCATCGATCAGAACGTTGCGCGCGAGATGTATACTGACATCGATATGGTCACTGCCTGTTCGCTGATTCCGCGTGGACGCGCAGTGAAAGTTCCTGGCGGCTATCGTGTCAGTGGGAAGTGGCCATTTTCCAGTGGCTGCCAACACAGCGCGTGGATCATTGGTGGCTGTGTCGTGTATGAAGGCGAGCAAGCAAAACTGAATCCGGCTGGAATCGCCGAAACTCGACAGTGCTATATGCCCGCAGCCGATGTTACGATTCTTGATACCTGGTATCCCACTGGTTTGCGTGGCAGTGGTAGTCATGATTTTACCGTCACTGACTATTTCGTTCCTGATGAGCGCACGTATAGTTATCAAAACTTGACCTTCCATCGCTCAGGCTCGCTGTATCGTTTCCCGTTAAACATCCTCTATAAATTCGCCAGTGTACCGGTCGGTGTTGCGCGTGGTGCACTTGAATCCTTGATTGCCGATGGTGAGAAACCGTCACGTATGACCACGGTCGGACGACCAGGAGCGATGGCGCGGACGCTGCGTGAAGAGGAGTTCGTGCAGGACGCAGTTGGTCGAGCTGCGGCGATCATCAACGCGGCACGAGCGTATGGCTTCGCTACGATTCGCGAGGTCTGGGAGACGCTAGAGGCAAAGCAACGCTTGTCGATTCCGCAGATGGCGAATTTGCAGTTTGCTCATGCGCAGATCTTTGGCATGTGTACTGAGGCGGTTGAATTGTTGTTCAAAGCGCGTGGCGGGACCGCGGTCTATGCAGGCAACCAGCTTGACCGTTGTCTGCGCGACATGCTGACGATGAATCAGCATGTCATGAATTCGCTGCGTACGTATGGCGTCGGCGGACGTTTGTTGCTTGGTCTGCCGATTGAGCAATTGCTATTGTGAGCAACCCTACAACTTCCGATACAACGCATGCGCCGGATTGAATCCAGTCGAGGTGAGTAGCCCTGGAATCGCTTCGGCTGGCGTATCCGCTTCAATCGTTTGCTGCCAGTCCAAAACATACTGTCGCCAGGTAATGAGCCACTGCCCGTTACGTCGCGATAAACGGTCGAGATACCGACCGCCAAAGACGTGCGTCACCGTTCGCCCTTCTTTGCTTGAGACGGCTGCCGCGAGTCCGTAGCTTTCGGCTTCTGCAGTATCGCCATTGAGTTGGATGATCTCGTTCGCGACGAAATGCCAACGACGTTCAAAGCTATGCTCGACCTCCATGACGACCGGAATAAATGCATCGCCTCGACCGCGGAAGAAGCCATAATCGATGTGTGCATCGGCGGCGAAAACTTTTTTCAACGCTTCGCCATCGAGCCAATCTAGTGCCCGGCAGTAGCGAGTGAGTACTTCTCTACAGGCTTGTTTGTCTAAGAGTTCGCGAATTTCATTGCTTTCGTTGGGCATGGTTTCTCCTTACTGTGTTCTACGAGCCGTCAGCCTCGCTTCGATTTAGGAAGCTGGACTGTGATTGTCAACAGATAAGCGTTGATTCCTAACTTCCGGCCCTTGTATGCGTGGTCTTCTGTTTACGTATTGCGTTTTACGCTTTATTCTTTCCTCATGACAAACCCCACTGTTGTAGATTCAGACGGCCATATCCTCGAACCCACGGACTTGTGGGAAAAATATCTTGAACCACAATATCGTGACCGTGCCATTCGCTTCTGTACGGACCGACGCGGTTTTGAATACGTGGAAATCGACCGCCAGAAAAGCCAGGTGTTGCGTGCTGGTGTGCTTGGTGCATTAGGTGGCGCGTACCAAGACCCACGTGAATTACTGACACCTGGTAAGGTAACGTATTGGGAATCGGCACTGCGTACACCCGGTGCGATTGATCCTGCGGCACGTCTGCGAGAAATGGACGCTGCTGGCATCGATGCCGCATTACTCTATCCGACTATTGGCATCATCTGGGAAGGTGAGTGTGCTGATCCAGAACTGTCCGCAGCTTATGCTCGCGCTTATAACAACTATCTATTTGACTTCTGTTCGCACGACCCGCAACGACTGATCGCCATCGCGCATGTCAACTTGCTTGATGTCAATTTAGCCGTTGCGGAAGTCGAACGGGTCAAAGGCAAAGCCAAAGGCATCTTTACCACGCCGGTGCCACGCAATGGTCGACCAGTCGGTGATCGCTATTACGATCCATTCTGGGCTGCGTGTGAAACCGCCAATCTGCCGGTTGCGACCCACGTGCAAGTGCGGCCCGATGCCTTAGGCATGGGCATGTATGCACCACAGGGTGATCCATCACCTGAGAAGAACCCGCTGTGGTTTACGTTCATGCAATTGACCGAAGACTCACGGCTTGGTGTGAACTGCGTGTTCCAAGGTGGAGTGCTCGAACGCTTCCCGAACCTCCGTTACGTCGTGCTAGAAATAGGCTGCGGCTGGCTTCCATCGTGGCTGGAACGGGCCGATGGCAAGTTTGACATGTTTGGCTTTACCACGGGTCTCACACATAAGCCGAGCGAGGTGTGGAAGCGTAACTGTTGGGTCTCAGCCGAGGCCGACGAAGCTTGCATTCCTGAGATTGCCCGTGAGATTGGCGCACAGCGGATACTGTGGGCTACTGACTATCCGCACGTCGACGCGTATAAAGACCCAGTGCCAGAATTGCGTGAGCATATCGCTTCAATGTCGGCAGAAGATCGAGCGTGGATTCTGGGAAAATCGGCAGTTGAATTGTATCGACTGTAATCGCAGTTCATGACGAAGAGAGAGGAAGGAGGTTGCATGGCGCACTCACAAAAGCTGCGACTGGGCGCGTTCATGCGACCGGTCAGTATTCACACTGCCGCATGGCGGTATCCTGGTGCGTTTCCTGACGCCAATTTCAATTTTGCCCACTATAAACGCTTTGTGCAGACGTTAGAGCGCGGACGCTTCGATGCATTCTTCATGGCTGACCATCTAGCAGTGATGAATATGCCGATGAACGCGCTTAAACGCAGTGCGACCGTCACTTCCTTCGATCCGTTAACGCTGCTCCCCGCACTAGCTGTGGTAACGGAACATCTTGGGCTGATCGCTACCGCTTCGACAACCTACAACGAGCCCTATCACGTCGCACGAAAGTTCGCCTCGCTCGATCACATTAGCGGTGGACGCGCGGCCTGGAACGTTGTGACATCTGCTAACCCGCATGAAGCGATGAACTTTGGTCGTGAAGAGCACTTGGAGCATGGTGAACGTTACCGGCGGGCACGTGAGTTCTT encodes:
- a CDS encoding LLM class flavin-dependent oxidoreductase — protein: MPQYVAICYPAVDNEQSRWFRRRIVETISCVTFWNNYKDHMSDADFMKKEIAVNKLMEPLGFDLIFSVEHHFSNYSMGPDNFQFLGYMAAATNRIKLGTLGVILPWNDPLRVAERVLLLDHLSEGRAVFGMARGLAKREYVGFRQDMEESRARFDESARMVCQAIESGYIEGNGPYFPQPRVPLRPSPIKSFVGRRYMVAMSPDTVPVCAEVGAVQCLFAYKPWPEVLPTIERYRTLFEQHHKMPAPPVLTADLCFCHESADAAYELAHKFVGRYFHSFADHYEIFGAHLADSKSYANYSGAKEAMDAIGIDTMVKAFVDSNVWGTPKQILEKYEERRSIIGDFQASATFSFSGMTFEEAKNNITTYATKVMPELRRWSKGAAKKQAA
- a CDS encoding LLM class flavin-dependent oxidoreductase, producing the protein MENTMNIGLVFPFRNPPQWRKPFPQFYAEQLRQIQVAEALGFDTAWLTEHHFAEDGYSPSLLPIAGAIAGMTNRIRIGTFLLLLPLHNAVRVAEDAATVDILSQGRFDLGVGQGYAPAEFTGYGIPRNQRASRLEEGVEVIRGMWTQDPFSYTGKHYNLTNISMMPKAAQTPHPPLWIGAVQHKAVERAARLGCNFLGTADPVAQELYDATLRAHGRNPSDYSAAQQRWVYVAPTYEQAWNDVQDHLHYMLLWYGRWFAEANDFPGAEQMAQLPPATELRHMTDQLIGRPIIGTPEDVSQQLAIMTKQLRMTHLVMGMHMPGLDPGKSQRSMELFAKEVMPTLR
- a CDS encoding CoA transferase, with translation MVEKSTRHSPEKKENYMSQTQHLLSGYKVLDFTQVLAGPTTTRLMAEMGAEIIKVELMPNGEISRNLPFIKNGRSGYYIQQNRGKKSLCIDARHPKGQGIIKNLIKKVDVVVENFSPGTIARLGFGYDVVKTINPKVIMCSISALGQTGPLSSIPGYDYIGQAYAAVTHLIGDPNGAPSFPMLGLGDVSTGVHAYAAIASALLYRERTGQGQYIDVTLLDSYFHCHELSVQLYSGTNGAVEPKRSGSHHYAVSPAGLFKGKKQYFFILCLEHQWSVLCKAMGKPELIDDPRFSTNAKRVEHQKDVVQVLEGWIQAQASDDEALRLLHAGHVPAAPVLSVPEAINHPHLRARRTVRRVKDPLFGEVDIPGMPLKFSAFPEELPLQAASLGEHNEEVLRTHLSYTPEQVQQLESEGVLKRDPTK
- a CDS encoding TIGR03620 family F420-dependent LLM class oxidoreductase, coding for MDLGNVGIWFFLDAMPAAESAKFAQTVEKAGYKTLWIPEAVGREPFPHAAYLLDRTDQLAIATGIANIWARDAITMAAASKTVAELSGGRFVLGIGVSHKPLVSNLRGHSYDKPYSYMKEYLPKMKSALYRAPEPKEPVPIVIAALHPKMLALSAEQTQGTHTYFVPPEHTAKARAQIGPKPWICAAQAVILETDATKARTMARQYMKTYVPRLPNYTKNLKDLGLYKDSDFDNGCSDRLVDDIVAWGTETKIRDRIDAHLKAGATHVCILPIRWDNEALPDLRAVEAFAPRS
- a CDS encoding acyl-CoA dehydrogenase → MNEHARPNDAASILAATRALVPIIVESRAEIERERRLPLRIVDALKQAGAFRMTMPRDWGGAEIDPLSQLQIIEELSVADASVGWCVMIGCDSGYLSGFIDQNVAREMYTDIDMVTACSLIPRGRAVKVPGGYRVSGKWPFSSGCQHSAWIIGGCVVYEGEQAKLNPAGIAETRQCYMPAADVTILDTWYPTGLRGSGSHDFTVTDYFVPDERTYSYQNLTFHRSGSLYRFPLNILYKFASVPVGVARGALESLIADGEKPSRMTTVGRPGAMARTLREEEFVQDAVGRAAAIINAARAYGFATIREVWETLEAKQRLSIPQMANLQFAHAQIFGMCTEAVELLFKARGGTAVYAGNQLDRCLRDMLTMNQHVMNSLRTYGVGGRLLLGLPIEQLLL
- a CDS encoding nuclear transport factor 2 family protein, giving the protein MPNESNEIRELLDKQACREVLTRYCRALDWLDGEALKKVFAADAHIDYGFFRGRGDAFIPVVMEVEHSFERRWHFVANEIIQLNGDTAEAESYGLAAAVSSKEGRTVTHVFGGRYLDRLSRRNGQWLITWRQYVLDWQQTIEADTPAEAIPGLLTSTGFNPAHALYRKL
- a CDS encoding amidohydrolase; protein product: MTNPTVVDSDGHILEPTDLWEKYLEPQYRDRAIRFCTDRRGFEYVEIDRQKSQVLRAGVLGALGGAYQDPRELLTPGKVTYWESALRTPGAIDPAARLREMDAAGIDAALLYPTIGIIWEGECADPELSAAYARAYNNYLFDFCSHDPQRLIAIAHVNLLDVNLAVAEVERVKGKAKGIFTTPVPRNGRPVGDRYYDPFWAACETANLPVATHVQVRPDALGMGMYAPQGDPSPEKNPLWFTFMQLTEDSRLGVNCVFQGGVLERFPNLRYVVLEIGCGWLPSWLERADGKFDMFGFTTGLTHKPSEVWKRNCWVSAEADEACIPEIAREIGAQRILWATDYPHVDAYKDPVPELREHIASMSAEDRAWILGKSAVELYRL